One window of Pseudomonas sp. ML2-2023-3 genomic DNA carries:
- a CDS encoding PTS transporter subunit EIIB, with product MFDKMQKAFWKALTPDLVADEPGQSASILDEAVLAALGGARNVKSGQRVALTRIRVELADVTRMDPQALRAAGVPGILSLPGGLVHLVVGL from the coding sequence ATGTTCGATAAAATGCAAAAAGCATTCTGGAAAGCCCTGACCCCTGATCTGGTGGCTGATGAACCAGGCCAGTCGGCATCGATTCTGGACGAAGCCGTATTGGCGGCGCTCGGCGGTGCCCGTAACGTCAAGTCCGGGCAGCGGGTGGCCTTGACCCGTATCCGCGTGGAGCTGGCGGATGTCACGCGCATGGACCCACAGGCTCTGCGCGCTGCGGGCGTACCGGGGATCCTGAGCCTGCCGGGCGGTCTGGTGCATTTGGTGGTGGGGTTGTAA